From the bacterium genome, one window contains:
- a CDS encoding ATP-dependent Clp protease ATP-binding subunit: MEQELPPQFDRFTENAKRSLENAGILAASLGSAYVGSEHLLLGVLKTQGSIGAKILSHVGVTIDKLQLTITANMTVSTQALQALSVTAKKTITLALRVAQEYGQPYAGTEHLLYAILSQRNARANVLLREISINPNEIRNELEQYLNAQTPVYGDDRRTRRRNGKQAQSDTPALDHFGIDLTQKAVEGELDPMVGRKPQVDR, encoded by the coding sequence AGTCTCGAAAATGCTGGCATTCTCGCAGCATCACTTGGATCTGCGTATGTTGGTTCTGAGCATTTGCTTCTGGGCGTATTGAAGACACAGGGTTCGATTGGTGCGAAGATTTTATCCCATGTGGGCGTCACCATCGATAAACTTCAGCTGACTATTACCGCAAATATGACCGTATCGACGCAGGCTCTCCAGGCCCTATCTGTTACTGCGAAGAAAACCATTACCTTGGCCCTTCGTGTAGCTCAGGAATACGGGCAGCCGTATGCTGGCACGGAGCACTTGCTGTATGCGATTTTGTCTCAGCGTAATGCTCGAGCGAATGTGCTCTTGCGTGAGATCTCAATCAACCCAAATGAGATTCGCAATGAGCTCGAGCAATATCTGAACGCGCAGACCCCTGTCTATGGTGATGACCGACGTACCCGGCGACGCAACGGCAAGCAAGCCCAGTCAGATACCCCAGCACTCGATCACTTTGGTATAGATTTGACTCAAAAAGCCGTCGAAGGTGAGCTTGATCCAATGGTCGGCCGCAAGCCACAAGTTGATCGCAT